In Fodinibius saliphilus, a genomic segment contains:
- a CDS encoding TIGR00725 family protein, protein MANTIIGVMGPGEGATQQDIRNAIQLGKLIAEKEWTLLTGGRNIGVMDAASKGAQQASGLVIGILPTEDREGCSPYIDIPISTGMSSARNNINVLSSDGIIALGMGAGTTSEIMLALKAQKPLVLLNTEQTLLEYIDTLPYPKPEYSSSPVQAISLIESIL, encoded by the coding sequence ATGGCAAATACTATTATTGGAGTAATGGGTCCGGGAGAAGGTGCCACTCAACAAGACATTAGAAATGCAATACAGTTAGGAAAATTAATTGCCGAAAAGGAATGGACCCTACTTACAGGAGGACGCAATATTGGGGTCATGGATGCTGCCTCGAAAGGGGCCCAGCAGGCTAGTGGCCTTGTAATCGGTATTCTGCCAACCGAAGACCGGGAGGGCTGCTCTCCATATATCGATATTCCAATATCTACCGGAATGAGCAGTGCCAGAAATAATATCAACGTACTTTCTTCCGATGGGATTATTGCCTTAGGCATGGGAGCCGGAACCACCTCAGAAATAATGCTTGCTTTAAAAGCACAAAAACCTTTGGTACTGTTAAACACCGAACAAACCCTCCTTGAATATATCGATACCTTACCCTACCCTAAACCCGAATATTCCAGCTCGCCAGTTCAGGCCATCTCTTTAATCGAATCCATTTTATAA
- a CDS encoding M56 family metallopeptidase yields MTDIHSFLYSFGDQMLEYIWFPLFTWTVIALPITVLLKWTDKISPVYQYHFRIGLQLTLPLGIVGAALAPLFNSGTAATSSSAFLVITNPLPAISASPSTVTTFDLFDPMIWMGIISIILVGGALFYVTKLLVYCLQLKKLEQNHHFQPLCQCSELVSNLPRIDSKAANSLIAYSKKETIPFTYGWYKTKIIIPEDLKSDPESLSMAVQHELTHIKHNDFLINGINILIKSLFWFHPLLHYLYNSSKDYREITCDNEVLAYNTFSKKKYASLLFELAKREHRTNIALSMAVNPSSLKKRIQIMSGETTFTSKLKTSSLISLTSVLLIVLTISCTDLTDGSITKSKVEQKQGEMQRPAENTSPLYVINGEQWSDSKVVKNKLARLKTKYIKSIDILKREKGTDKYGEAGKFGAIEIQVNNPDQAFEDLKTDEEIRTGLKKQNNQEDYFIAVEKMPKLIGGLASLQKKITYPELARKAGIEGRVIIQFIVNKQGQVEDPEIIRGIGGGADEEALRVVKQAKFKPGIQQGKNVRVQYSMPITFKLATNKAR; encoded by the coding sequence ATGACCGATATCCATAGCTTTCTATATTCCTTTGGAGACCAGATGTTAGAATATATTTGGTTTCCCCTTTTTACATGGACCGTAATTGCTCTTCCTATAACTGTGCTTTTAAAGTGGACTGACAAGATCTCCCCAGTCTACCAGTACCATTTTCGTATAGGGTTACAACTTACTTTACCCCTAGGTATCGTGGGAGCAGCTCTCGCCCCTTTATTTAACAGCGGAACAGCAGCGACATCATCTTCTGCTTTCTTGGTTATTACCAACCCATTGCCTGCTATTTCAGCCTCTCCATCTACTGTAACTACTTTTGATCTTTTTGATCCCATGATATGGATGGGGATAATAAGCATAATCCTAGTAGGTGGTGCACTATTTTATGTTACCAAATTACTGGTATACTGTTTACAGCTTAAAAAGCTGGAACAAAACCATCACTTTCAGCCTCTTTGCCAATGTTCTGAGTTAGTAAGCAATCTTCCACGAATTGATAGCAAAGCCGCCAATTCTCTTATTGCATACTCTAAAAAAGAAACTATTCCTTTCACATACGGGTGGTATAAAACAAAAATTATAATACCGGAAGATCTCAAATCTGATCCGGAGTCCCTATCCATGGCCGTACAACACGAACTCACGCATATTAAGCATAACGATTTTCTGATAAATGGGATTAATATTCTTATTAAATCATTGTTCTGGTTTCATCCATTACTGCATTACTTATACAACTCCAGTAAAGATTACCGAGAAATAACGTGTGATAACGAAGTATTAGCCTATAATACTTTCTCAAAAAAGAAGTATGCATCTTTGCTTTTTGAACTGGCTAAAAGAGAACATCGCACTAATATCGCTTTGAGTATGGCAGTAAACCCATCTTCACTGAAAAAACGTATCCAAATTATGTCCGGTGAAACGACCTTTACTTCAAAGTTAAAAACTAGCTCTTTAATATCATTAACCTCAGTCCTTTTAATCGTACTCACCATCTCTTGTACAGATTTGACTGATGGAAGCATTACGAAGTCTAAAGTCGAACAAAAACAGGGTGAGATGCAGAGACCTGCTGAGAACACTTCTCCTCTTTATGTAATAAATGGAGAACAATGGTCTGATTCCAAAGTAGTTAAAAACAAATTGGCCAGGCTAAAGACAAAGTACATCAAATCGATAGATATTTTAAAAAGAGAAAAAGGTACTGATAAATATGGCGAGGCAGGAAAATTTGGGGCTATTGAAATCCAGGTTAATAATCCGGATCAAGCATTTGAGGATTTAAAAACCGATGAAGAGATACGCACGGGTCTTAAGAAACAAAACAACCAAGAAGATTACTTTATAGCTGTTGAAAAAATGCCCAAGCTTATAGGCGGACTAGCCAGTTTGCAGAAGAAAATAACCTATCCAGAATTGGCCCGTAAGGCCGGGATAGAAGGTCGTGTTATTATTCAATTTATTGTGAATAAACAAGGACAAGTTGAAGACCCAGAAATTATTCGAGGCATTGGCGGTGGAGCCGATGAAGAAGCTTTACGGGTTGTCAAACAAGCAAAATTTAAGCCTGGAATTCAGCAAGGAAAAAATGTCAGGGTGCAATACTCAATGCCTATTACATTCAAATTGGCTACAAACAAAGCTCGATAA
- a CDS encoding acetyl-CoA C-acyltransferase, which produces MKEAVIVAASRTPTGKANKGSLRFTPPDTLGGEVIKSLLEKAPNLQPDGVDDVIMGCAFPEAAQGLNIARQCAALGGLPPSVPAATMNRFCSSGLQTIAQAAERIMTGAADVIIAGGVESMSLVPMGGFVVEPNPELVDNYPEIYINMGLTAENVADKYGVSREAQDAFAYRSHQRAIEAWKQGYFDEQITPIAVKEKKVAANGEVVENEFLFEQDEGPRSDTSEEVLAKLNPAFKQGGTVTAGNSSQMNDAAAAVMVMSREKADELGLAPIAKYHGFSVAGVPPEIMGIGPVEAVPKVLKQTGMNVDDIDLIELNEAFAAQSVAVIRELELNEDIVNINGGAIAMGHPLGCTGAKLTTQILHDLMRLDKQFGMVTMCVGGGMGAAGIFENIS; this is translated from the coding sequence ATGAAAGAAGCTGTAATTGTAGCTGCGAGCCGAACCCCCACAGGAAAAGCAAATAAAGGGTCACTTCGATTTACGCCCCCTGATACCCTTGGTGGGGAAGTCATAAAATCATTATTGGAAAAGGCCCCCAACCTTCAACCCGATGGGGTAGATGATGTAATTATGGGGTGTGCTTTTCCGGAGGCAGCCCAAGGATTAAATATTGCCCGACAATGTGCTGCATTGGGAGGGCTACCGCCTTCGGTACCTGCCGCCACGATGAATCGGTTTTGTTCTTCTGGTTTGCAAACTATCGCTCAGGCAGCTGAGCGTATTATGACCGGCGCTGCCGATGTTATTATAGCGGGAGGAGTAGAGTCGATGTCTTTGGTACCCATGGGAGGGTTTGTTGTGGAACCAAACCCAGAGCTGGTAGACAACTACCCGGAGATCTACATAAATATGGGGTTAACGGCTGAGAATGTTGCTGATAAATATGGTGTTAGTCGCGAAGCCCAGGATGCTTTTGCGTATCGCAGTCACCAGCGGGCTATTGAGGCATGGAAACAAGGATATTTTGATGAACAAATTACGCCTATTGCAGTAAAAGAAAAGAAAGTCGCTGCTAACGGTGAAGTGGTGGAAAATGAATTTTTATTTGAGCAGGATGAAGGTCCCCGAAGTGATACTTCAGAAGAAGTTTTAGCCAAACTTAACCCCGCTTTTAAACAAGGTGGAACTGTTACAGCCGGGAATTCATCTCAAATGAACGATGCAGCCGCAGCGGTGATGGTGATGAGCCGAGAAAAAGCTGATGAGCTGGGACTAGCCCCTATTGCCAAATATCATGGATTCTCTGTTGCCGGAGTGCCTCCCGAAATTATGGGGATCGGTCCTGTTGAGGCAGTACCTAAAGTGCTTAAGCAAACGGGAATGAATGTAGACGATATTGATTTGATAGAACTTAATGAAGCCTTTGCAGCTCAATCTGTTGCTGTCATAAGAGAACTGGAACTCAATGAAGATATCGTCAATATTAACGGTGGAGCTATTGCGATGGGACATCCGCTGGGATGTACCGGAGCAAAGCTTACTACACAGATACTGCACGATCTTATGCGCCTTGATAAACAGTTTGGTATGGTTACCATGTGTGTAGGTGGAGGAATGGGTGCAGCAGGCATTTTTGAAAATATAAGTTAA
- a CDS encoding CDP-alcohol phosphatidyltransferase family protein, producing the protein MKKTAAAYGVHVLTALGAALGLWAIILTYDGFYQEAIWVLAISAIVDSIDGALARLTQTKENAPRIDGALMDNIIDFLTWTIAPLLWIYATMDLPVWVLVICATASIFGFSNTKAKTDDHFFLGFPSYWNIVVFYTYLLELPVEFASATLLIFALVTFLPVKFLYPTRTKFLRPLTIVLGIFFLLQLIALMYYFDESSVFLIHSSFIFPFYYFGLSFYLNLKRPVTSD; encoded by the coding sequence GTGAAAAAAACAGCAGCAGCATACGGGGTCCATGTTCTAACTGCTTTAGGTGCAGCTCTCGGTTTATGGGCTATAATTCTTACTTATGATGGCTTTTATCAAGAAGCCATCTGGGTACTAGCAATATCTGCGATAGTAGATTCAATTGATGGAGCTCTTGCACGTCTTACACAAACGAAAGAAAATGCACCCAGAATTGATGGTGCTTTGATGGACAACATCATTGACTTTCTAACCTGGACTATTGCCCCCCTACTTTGGATTTATGCCACCATGGATCTGCCGGTTTGGGTACTGGTGATCTGTGCTACGGCCAGCATATTTGGATTTTCAAATACCAAAGCTAAAACTGATGATCATTTTTTCCTGGGCTTTCCCTCTTACTGGAATATCGTAGTATTTTATACATACCTACTTGAACTGCCTGTAGAGTTTGCTTCCGCTACTCTGCTCATTTTTGCCCTCGTCACCTTTTTACCCGTAAAGTTTTTATATCCAACACGCACAAAGTTCCTGCGTCCGTTAACGATAGTACTGGGTATTTTTTTCCTGCTTCAGCTTATTGCCCTAATGTATTATTTTGATGAATCATCGGTTTTCTTAATTCATAGCTCATTTATTTTTCCATTTTACTACTTTGGACTCTCTTTTTATTTAAATCTAAAAAGACCTGTAACATCTGACTAA
- a CDS encoding PspC domain-containing protein: MGARLKKSRTDRMITGVCGGIAEYLGWDPTIIRIIFVICTFLGWGSPILLYFILALVMPD; encoded by the coding sequence ATGGGAGCTCGATTAAAAAAATCACGGACCGATCGAATGATTACAGGGGTTTGCGGAGGGATTGCTGAATACCTCGGATGGGATCCCACCATCATTAGAATTATTTTTGTAATCTGTACTTTTCTAGGCTGGGGTAGTCCAATATTACTATATTTTATTTTGGCTTTGGTAATGCCGGACTAA
- a CDS encoding SDR family oxidoreductase produces the protein MFTDDTLEGQTILITGGGSGLGLAMAKKFASLGSNIAICGRTEDKLQNAVEEISRSADASEKAEYYVADVRDYDRIKEMISEIVSDFGTMTGLVNNAAGNFLSASEDLTPGGFKAVVDIVLHGSFNCTHVFGNYLIKQEQKGNILNMVTTYSESTGSAFVLPSACGKAGVLAMTRSLGYEWATYGIRLNAIAPGPFPTKGAWSRLVPDEDFEEKFLSKIPANRYGDKEELANLAAFLMSDMASYMTGECVVIDGGERLAAGQFNFLDKMAPREKLKGFFKMMKEKKG, from the coding sequence ATGTTTACTGATGATACGCTAGAGGGACAAACAATTTTGATAACCGGCGGTGGTAGTGGATTAGGATTGGCCATGGCTAAAAAATTTGCTTCCCTGGGAAGTAATATTGCGATATGTGGTCGTACAGAAGATAAATTGCAAAATGCCGTAGAGGAGATATCCCGATCGGCGGATGCATCTGAAAAAGCGGAATATTATGTTGCGGACGTGCGTGATTATGATCGTATTAAGGAGATGATTAGTGAAATTGTTTCTGATTTCGGTACGATGACCGGGCTCGTAAATAATGCCGCCGGCAATTTTCTATCGGCTTCTGAGGATCTTACGCCCGGCGGATTTAAGGCCGTGGTTGATATTGTTCTGCACGGATCGTTTAACTGTACGCATGTTTTTGGCAACTATTTGATCAAACAGGAGCAAAAGGGAAATATTCTGAATATGGTAACAACATATTCGGAGTCTACGGGTTCTGCTTTTGTATTACCTTCTGCTTGTGGGAAGGCGGGGGTACTGGCAATGACTCGTTCTTTAGGTTACGAATGGGCAACTTATGGTATTCGCCTTAACGCTATTGCCCCTGGTCCGTTTCCTACTAAAGGAGCTTGGTCACGTTTGGTTCCGGATGAGGATTTTGAGGAGAAGTTTTTATCAAAGATTCCGGCTAATCGGTATGGCGATAAAGAGGAGCTTGCTAACTTAGCGGCCTTTCTTATGAGTGATATGGCCTCTTATATGACGGGTGAGTGTGTTGTCATTGATGGAGGAGAACGTTTGGCCGCAGGACAGTTTAACTTCCTCGATAAAATGGCACCACGGGAGAAGTTAAAAGGCTTTTTTAAGATGATGAAAGAGAAAAAAGGTTAA
- a CDS encoding BlaI/MecI/CopY family transcriptional regulator → MKKSLTPLGETEMEVLHHVWDLGEATVKQVRKRILENREVAYTTIMTVMKNLAEKGYLKYRKDGVTYVYSPAQKPESVQSSLIKDLMKKVFKGSPKQLIQTLVKSDDMTTDDLNEIKQMIDDMEDEQ, encoded by the coding sequence ATGAAAAAATCACTTACTCCTTTAGGAGAAACAGAAATGGAAGTACTTCATCACGTTTGGGACCTCGGTGAGGCAACGGTTAAACAGGTTCGGAAAAGAATCCTAGAAAATCGTGAAGTAGCATATACTACGATTATGACTGTCATGAAGAATTTGGCAGAAAAAGGATATCTCAAATACCGTAAGGATGGGGTTACCTATGTCTATAGCCCTGCCCAAAAACCAGAATCTGTGCAATCAAGTCTTATTAAAGATCTGATGAAAAAAGTATTTAAAGGGTCACCCAAGCAACTTATTCAAACATTGGTCAAAAGTGACGATATGACAACGGATGACCTCAATGAAATAAAACAAATGATTGACGATATGGAGGATGAACAATGA